The Aneurinibacillus migulanus genome contains the following window.
ATACCGCTATCAAGCAAGCTAAGAAATTCGTAGAGCAGGATGTAAATGGTCTTATCGCAAGAGAAATTCAAGGAGAAAGCGGGGATAGCCATGTTTAGGACAAATCGGGCGGCAGGTATTTTGGCGACGGGACGTTACTTACCGGAGAAAGTGTTAACGAATGCCGATCTGGAGAAGATGGTAGAAACATCAGATGAATGGATTGTTACCCGGACCGGGATTAAGGAAAGAAGAATTTCTCGCCAGGATGAAGCATCTTCCGATATGGCGACTGCGGCCGCACAGCAGGCGTTGGATAAAGCCGGTATCGCCGCTGAACAGGTTGACCTTATTATTGTGGCGACGGTTACCCCGGATATGTTCTTTCCGTCCACGGCTTGTATTGTACAGGAAAAGCTTGGAGCCAAGCGTGCGGCAGCCTTTGATTTATCTGCGGCATGCTCCGGTTTTTTGTACGGTACGTCGGTAGCAGCTCAATTTGTCTCCAGTGGGACATATCGTTATGCGCTGGTCATTGGCGTAGAATCGCTTTCTAAAATCGTTGATTGGTCGGATCGTAGCACATGTGTGCTTTTCGGTGATGGAGCGGGCGCCGCTGTTATTGGTCCTGTAGAGGAAGGAAACGGTTTTCTTTCCTTTGAATTGGGAGCCGATGGTGGGGGCGCAGAGCTGTTGAAGCTTGAAGCAGGAGGCTCACGAATCCCGGTTCCAAAAGTGGAGCCGGGCAGCCGAGAGAACTATATTCATATGGCGGGTGGAGAAGTATTTAAGTTTGCCGTCCGTGCCATGAATACTGCATCCGACCAGGCGCTTCTAAAAGCTGGTATTACGAAAGAAGATGTTGACTTCCTTGTACCGCATCAGGCGAACCTTCGTATTATCGACTCGGCGGTCAAGCGTCTGGGCCTGCCGTATGACAAGGTAGTTGTGAATCTGAACCGTTACGGCAATATGTCATCTGCATCTATCCCGGTCGCGCTTGACGAAGCGGTTAGCGAAGGGCGGATTAAAGATGGAGATATGCTGGTGCTTGTAGGATTTGGCGGCGGTTTAACATGGGGAGCTTCGGTTATAAAATGGTCGACCAAGGAAAAAAAGGAGGGGGAATAATGGGCAAGATCGCGTTCATTTTTCCCGGACAGGGATCGCAATATGTAGGCATGGGAGCCGATTTATACGAGCAAGAATCATCTGCAAAAGCGGTGTTTGACGAAGCGGATCAAGCGTTGGGCATCTCGCTCTCTGCTCTCTGCTTTGAAGGACCGGAAGATACATTGCGCCTGACGGCCAATACACAGCCGGCTATTCTGACGGATAGTATCGCCATACTTAACGTGCTGAAAGAAAAAGTAAATATAACCCCGGATTATGTTGCCGGTCATAGCCTTGGCGAATATTCTGCGCTGGTAGCAGCAGGAGCATTATCATTTGCGGATGCCGTACAAATTGTACGGGCACGCGGACAATATATGGAAGAAGCCGTGCCTGCGGGACAAGGTGCTATGTCTGCTGTTATGGGCATGGATCGTGAAGCATTGGCGGAGGTATGTCAGAGCGCGACAGAAGATGGTCATCCGGTACAACTCGCCAATCTGAATTGTCCCGGACAAATCGTTATTTCCGGTAGTGCGGAAGGTGTAGCACAGGCGGGGGAAGCGGCGAAAGCCAAAGGTGCTAAGCGTGTCATTCCATTAAACGTGAGTGGTCCGTTTCACTCTATGTTAATGGAACCGGCAGCGGAGAAGCTTTCCCGTAAGCTTGATGAATATATGATTCAGGATGCTGGTGTAGCAGTAGTGACCAACGTATCTGCCAATGCAGTACAGACGAAAGAAGAAATTAAAGACTCCTTGATTAAACAAGTCGCTTCTCCGGTGCTGTGGGAAGATAGCGTAAGCTTTATGTTGAGTGAAGGCGTTGACTTGTTTGTCGAGATTGGGCCGGGCACGGTGTTGTCCGGGTTGGTTAAGAAGCTCGATCGCAAGGTGAAGACGATGAGCATTCAGGATATGGCGACACTGGAAAAAGCGCTTGAACAGTTACAGGCGCAGGAATAAGGGGGAGAGTTGATGCTCGAAGGAAAAGTAGCGCTCGTTACTGGAGCTTCCCGGGGAATTGGGCGCGCCATTGCGCTTGAGTTGGCCCGTCAGGGCGCAGACGTAGCTATTAATTATGCGGGCAATGAAGCCGCTGCACGGGACGTAGCGGACGAAATTGCTAAGCTGGGCCGACGCGCTCTTGTAGTAAAGGCAAATGTAGCGGATGCGGATGAAGTTGAAACGATGGTTAAGCAAACGATAGATGAGATGGGCAAGCTGGATATTCTAGTAAATAATGCGGGCATCACCCGGGATAATCTGCTGATGCGTATGAAAGAGGCGGAGTTCGATGAAGTTATCGCTATCAATCTAAAAGGAGTGTTCAACTGCACCAAAGCGGTAACACGCCCGATGATGAAAGCACGAGGCGGCCGTATTATCAATATCTCTTCGGTCGTCGGTGTTATGGGCAACGCAGGACAGGCGAATTATGTGGCAGCAAAGGCCGGTGTCATCGGCATGACGAAGTCGGTCGCTCGCGAACTGGCCAGCCGTGGCATTACTGTGAATGCGGTTGCTCCCGGATTTATCGAAACCGATATGACTTCTGTGCTTGGTGAAGATACAAGAGAATCGCTGCTTGGTCAGATACCACTTGCCCGTCTTGGTAAGCCGGAGGATATCGCTAATATGGTAGCATTTGTCGCCTCCGAAAAAGCCGGATATATTACAGGCCAAGTTTTCCATATTGACGGTGGCATGTACATGTAAGACAGCGTATAATAAACAAATGATCACCGCTTGAGAGGAGGTGAAAGCAGTGGCAGATACATTCGACCGTGTAAAAAAAATCATCGTGGATCGCCTCGGCGTTGACGAATCTGAGATTAAAGAAGAAGCTTCTTTCAAAGACGATCTCGGCGCAGACTCTCTTGATGTCGTAGAATTAGTGATGGAACTTGAAGATGAGTTCGATCTGGAAATTTCCGACGAAGACGCAGAGAAAATCACGACTGTGGGTGATGTAATCAAATACATACAAGCCCACAAGTAAGGCAAAGCGCAGCTTCAGGAAAAGTCCCGTATATGTATGCGGGACTTTCTCCTCATTGTGGGTTATATATCAGCTTCCCACAGAAAGAGAAGCTGCTCTATTTCACTGTTATTATATTCCGAGGTGAAACCATGAGAAATCGTGTAGTAATAACGGGTGTGGGCGCCATCACACCGCTCGGCAATAACGCAAAAGAATTCTGGGAAGGATTGCTTACCGGTAAATCTGGTGTAGATTACATCACCGCGTTCGATACAGAAGGCTTTTCGACGAAATTCGCCGCTGAGGTAAAGGACTTCCATCCAGAAGAATACATGGACAAGAAGGACATTAAGCGTACGGATCGTTTCGTACAATTTGCGATTGCTGCAGCAAGAATGGCTGTAGAGGATGCAGGGCTTGAGATTACTGAGGAAAACGCTGAAAATATAGGCGTATATATTGGTTCAGGCATCGGCGGCTTGGGCACGTGGGAAGAGCAGCATACCCTTCTCATGGAAAAAGGCCCACGGCGCGTAAGCCCCTTTTTCGTGCCGATGATGATAGCAAATATGGCGTCCGGTCAGGTATCGATCGTCCTTGGAGCCAAAGGTCCGAACAGTGCAGCGATTACGGCGTGCGCCAGCGCGACGAATTCGATCGGTGACGCATTTAAAATCATCGAGCGGGGCATTGCAGACGTTATGATTACTGGAGGAACAGAGGCTTCGATTCGCCCGATGGCAGTCGCTGGCTTCTCTAATGCGAAGGCTCTTTCTTCACGTAACGATGATCCTAAGAAAGCGAGCCGTCCGTTTGATAATGACCGTGATGGGTTTGTTATGGGGGAAGGTTCAGGTATTCTTGTGCTTGAATCATTGGAGCACGCGAAAAAGCGCGGTGCCAACATTCTTGCTGAAATCATTGGCTACGGCATGAGTGCAGATGCATACCATTTAACCCAACCTGCTCCAGGCGGTGAAGGTGCAGCACGGGCGATGAAAGCAGCTCTCAAGGACGCGGAAATCGCGCCGGAAGAAGTAAGCTACATTAATGCGCACGGCACATCCACTGACTATAATGATAAGTTTGAAACGATGGCCATTAAGAAGTCGCTGGGTGATTATGCGTACAAAGTAGCCATTAGCTCCACAAAATCGATGACCGGTCATCTGCTTGGTGCTGCTGGTGGGATCGAAGCGATTGCCTGTGTGCTGGCTCTCCGAGATCAGATTGTACCTCCAACCATTAACTATGAAACGCCGGACCCTGAATGTGATCTTGATTATGTGCCGAATGAAGCAAGAAAGATGGACGTTACTGTAGCGCTGTCTAATTCTCTTGGTTTCGGCGGACATAACGCGACCATTGTTTTTAAAAAGTATGTAGACTGATACACTTTTGGTGGTGAATAAGGTAGTGGATTTTGAACGATTCCAACAGGAAATTGGGGTCCGTTTTAAAAATGAAAAACTTCTCCGTCAGGCGTTTACCCATTCTTCGTACGTAAACGAGCACCGTGGTAAGCTGTTCCAGGACAATGAGCGTCTGGAATTTCTCGGCGATGCGGTGCTGGAGTTGACTGTTTCCCAATTTCTTTATACCCATTTTCCGAAAATGTCCGAAGGGGAATTAACCAAACTAAGAGCCGCCATCGTGTGTGAGCCGTCTCTGGTTATGTTCGCGAACCAGCTTAAATTTGGTGAGCTTATTCTTCTCGGTAAGGGAGAGGAGTTGACCGGGGGCAGATTTCGTCCTGCACTGCTTGCGGATGTGTTTGAAGCCTTTATCGGAGCTCTGTACCTTGATCAGGGGCTGGGCATTGTGTTCCGTTTTCTAGAAAAGTATGTATATCCGCGAATTAATAATGGAGAATTTACCCGGGTTACAGATTATAAAAGTCAATTGCAGGAATACGTACAGCGTGACGGTTTGGGAGAGATCCAGTATAGGATCGTACAGGAGAAGGGCCCGGCGCATAGCCGCGAGTTTGTCTCCGAAGTAATGCTGAACGGTAACGTGCTCGGT
Protein-coding sequences here:
- the fabG gene encoding 3-oxoacyl-[acyl-carrier-protein] reductase, coding for MLEGKVALVTGASRGIGRAIALELARQGADVAINYAGNEAAARDVADEIAKLGRRALVVKANVADADEVETMVKQTIDEMGKLDILVNNAGITRDNLLMRMKEAEFDEVIAINLKGVFNCTKAVTRPMMKARGGRIINISSVVGVMGNAGQANYVAAKAGVIGMTKSVARELASRGITVNAVAPGFIETDMTSVLGEDTRESLLGQIPLARLGKPEDIANMVAFVASEKAGYITGQVFHIDGGMYM
- the fabF gene encoding beta-ketoacyl-ACP synthase II — translated: MRNRVVITGVGAITPLGNNAKEFWEGLLTGKSGVDYITAFDTEGFSTKFAAEVKDFHPEEYMDKKDIKRTDRFVQFAIAAARMAVEDAGLEITEENAENIGVYIGSGIGGLGTWEEQHTLLMEKGPRRVSPFFVPMMIANMASGQVSIVLGAKGPNSAAITACASATNSIGDAFKIIERGIADVMITGGTEASIRPMAVAGFSNAKALSSRNDDPKKASRPFDNDRDGFVMGEGSGILVLESLEHAKKRGANILAEIIGYGMSADAYHLTQPAPGGEGAARAMKAALKDAEIAPEEVSYINAHGTSTDYNDKFETMAIKKSLGDYAYKVAISSTKSMTGHLLGAAGGIEAIACVLALRDQIVPPTINYETPDPECDLDYVPNEARKMDVTVALSNSLGFGGHNATIVFKKYVD
- a CDS encoding beta-ketoacyl-ACP synthase III; protein product: MVLSQEKFKEKAGIAMFRTNRAAGILATGRYLPEKVLTNADLEKMVETSDEWIVTRTGIKERRISRQDEASSDMATAAAQQALDKAGIAAEQVDLIIVATVTPDMFFPSTACIVQEKLGAKRAAAFDLSAACSGFLYGTSVAAQFVSSGTYRYALVIGVESLSKIVDWSDRSTCVLFGDGAGAAVIGPVEEGNGFLSFELGADGGGAELLKLEAGGSRIPVPKVEPGSRENYIHMAGGEVFKFAVRAMNTASDQALLKAGITKEDVDFLVPHQANLRIIDSAVKRLGLPYDKVVVNLNRYGNMSSASIPVALDEAVSEGRIKDGDMLVLVGFGGGLTWGASVIKWSTKEKKEGE
- a CDS encoding acyl carrier protein, translated to MADTFDRVKKIIVDRLGVDESEIKEEASFKDDLGADSLDVVELVMELEDEFDLEISDEDAEKITTVGDVIKYIQAHK
- the fabD gene encoding ACP S-malonyltransferase — translated: MGKIAFIFPGQGSQYVGMGADLYEQESSAKAVFDEADQALGISLSALCFEGPEDTLRLTANTQPAILTDSIAILNVLKEKVNITPDYVAGHSLGEYSALVAAGALSFADAVQIVRARGQYMEEAVPAGQGAMSAVMGMDREALAEVCQSATEDGHPVQLANLNCPGQIVISGSAEGVAQAGEAAKAKGAKRVIPLNVSGPFHSMLMEPAAEKLSRKLDEYMIQDAGVAVVTNVSANAVQTKEEIKDSLIKQVASPVLWEDSVSFMLSEGVDLFVEIGPGTVLSGLVKKLDRKVKTMSIQDMATLEKALEQLQAQE
- the rnc gene encoding ribonuclease III encodes the protein MNKVVDFERFQQEIGVRFKNEKLLRQAFTHSSYVNEHRGKLFQDNERLEFLGDAVLELTVSQFLYTHFPKMSEGELTKLRAAIVCEPSLVMFANQLKFGELILLGKGEELTGGRFRPALLADVFEAFIGALYLDQGLGIVFRFLEKYVYPRINNGEFTRVTDYKSQLQEYVQRDGLGEIQYRIVQEKGPAHSREFVSEVMLNGNVLGQGTGRSKKEAEQHAAAMAMKHLAVKQ